The Anabas testudineus chromosome 11, fAnaTes1.2, whole genome shotgun sequence genome has a segment encoding these proteins:
- the fam126a gene encoding hyccin isoform X1, translating into MLAMDQGVVEEWLSEYKTLPDSAVSTYAASLKDKGALVPALYKVIRENYSDLLEPVCHQLFEFYRSGEPQLQRFTLQFLPELLWSLLSASAARDPHTSGCIEALLLGIYNLEIVDKDGQSKVLSFTVPSLSKPSVYHEPSAIGSMALTEGALANHGLSRVVYSGPHLQRETFTAQNRFEVLTFLLLCYNAALSYMTSTSLQSLCQLSSRVCICGYPRQQMRRYKGISTRLTVTSEFLVQLITGIHYALCNGEVELGSKALDDVLYRSQLELFPEALLVGNAIKSSLRGAALKSNNKEGARSIQVEITPTSSRISRNAVTSLSIRGHRWKRHESQEVSVESEAALGGMVIPEINVTGVSGERMPNGDSLRPRADGRAQPDGDMLGAASEVSLDPRSHDSSTRGQEVRRQKSVRRMVENEGSGSASTGRSQY; encoded by the exons ATGTTGGCTATGGACCAAGGAGTGGTGGAGGAATGGCTGTCAGAATATAAG acccTCCCTGACAGTGCTGTGTCCACCTATGCTGCCTCACTGAAAGACAAAGGTGCCCTGGTCCCTGCACTCTACAAAGTCATCAGAGAGAACTACAGTGAC TTGCTGGAGCCAGTGTGTCACCAGTTGTTTGAGTTTTACAGGAGCGGTGAACCACAGCTGCAGCGTTTCACGCTACAGTTCCTGCCAGAGCTCCTGTGGAGCCTCCTGTCTGCCAGCGCAGCCAGAGACCCGCACACCTCCGGCTGCATCGAAGCCCTGCTGCTGGGCATTTACAACCTG GAAATAGTTGATAAAGATGGACAAAGTAAAGTGTTATCTTTTACCGTCCCTTCCCTCTCAAAACCCTCAGTGTACCATGAG CCTTCAGCCATCGGCTCCATGGCACTTACAGAAGGGGCTCTAGCCAATCATGGCCTGAGCAGGGTGGTGTACAGTGGGCCACACCTTCAGAGAGAGACCTTTACAGCACAGAACAG ATTTGAGGTGTTgaccttcctgctgctgtgctaCAATGCTGCTCTCAGCTACATGACCTCCACCTCCCTGCAGTCACTGTGCCAGCTCAGCTccag GGTGTGTATATGCGGTTACCCACGGCAACAGATGCGGCGCTACAAAGGCATTAGCACAAGACTAACGGTCACGTCAGAGTTCCTGGTTCAGCTCATCACAGGGATACACTACGCCTT GTGTAATGGGGAAGTTGAACTGGGATCCAAAGCACTAGACGATGTTCTGTACCGATCCCAGCTAGAGTTGTTCCCTGAAGCTCTATTG GTGGGTAATGCCATCAAGTCGTCACTGCGTGGCGCGGCACTGAAGAGCAACAACAAGGAGGGTGCACGGAGTATCCAGGTGGAGATCACACCCACCTCCTCCAGGATCTCCCGCAATGCTGTCACATCCCTCTCAATCAGGGGGCACCGCTGGAAGAGACACG AGTCCCAGGAGGTGAGTGTAGAGAGTGAGGCTGCACTGGGGGGCATGGTCATCCCCGAGATCAATGTGACAGGCGTGAGCGGCGAGCGAATGCCCAACGGAGACTCCCTACGGCCACGCGCTGACGGCCGTGCCCAGCCCGATGGGGACATGTTGGGCGCCGCCTCAGAGGTCAGCTTGGACCCCCGAAGTCATGACTCCAGCACACGGGGTCAGGAGGTCAGGAGGCAGAAGTCTGTGAGGCGAATGGTGGAGAATGAGGGTTCTGGGTCGGCCTCCACAGGGAGGAGCCAGTACTAA
- the fam126a gene encoding hyccin isoform X2 → MLAMDQGVVEEWLSEYKTLPDSAVSTYAASLKDKGALVPALYKVIRENYSDLLEPVCHQLFEFYRSGEPQLQRFTLQFLPELLWSLLSASAARDPHTSGCIEALLLGIYNLEIVDKDGQSKVLSFTVPSLSKPSVYHEPSAIGSMALTEGALANHGLSRVVYSGPHLQRETFTAQNRFEVLTFLLLCYNAALSYMTSTSLQSLCQLSSRVCICGYPRQQMRRYKGISTRLTVTSEFLVQLITGIHYALCNGEVELGSKALDDVLYRSQLELFPEALLVGNAIKSSLRGAALKSNNKEGARSIQVEITPTSSRISRNAVTSLSIRGHRWKRHDAVDLGSPDELMDISEVDEGVWPGGVGPDITPPTITISNSVTTLNLGAKAMKKCRLGGRTSKDKDKESSFLTTGRAASENTELSVKRLTLTSSQSVPKGGALTSLTRTASAVFSRSFEQVASGNAPPSSNHTAAETARYSCSLQEEGVGYLSPAPNHTQRSPSISVHLGSDL, encoded by the exons ATGTTGGCTATGGACCAAGGAGTGGTGGAGGAATGGCTGTCAGAATATAAG acccTCCCTGACAGTGCTGTGTCCACCTATGCTGCCTCACTGAAAGACAAAGGTGCCCTGGTCCCTGCACTCTACAAAGTCATCAGAGAGAACTACAGTGAC TTGCTGGAGCCAGTGTGTCACCAGTTGTTTGAGTTTTACAGGAGCGGTGAACCACAGCTGCAGCGTTTCACGCTACAGTTCCTGCCAGAGCTCCTGTGGAGCCTCCTGTCTGCCAGCGCAGCCAGAGACCCGCACACCTCCGGCTGCATCGAAGCCCTGCTGCTGGGCATTTACAACCTG GAAATAGTTGATAAAGATGGACAAAGTAAAGTGTTATCTTTTACCGTCCCTTCCCTCTCAAAACCCTCAGTGTACCATGAG CCTTCAGCCATCGGCTCCATGGCACTTACAGAAGGGGCTCTAGCCAATCATGGCCTGAGCAGGGTGGTGTACAGTGGGCCACACCTTCAGAGAGAGACCTTTACAGCACAGAACAG ATTTGAGGTGTTgaccttcctgctgctgtgctaCAATGCTGCTCTCAGCTACATGACCTCCACCTCCCTGCAGTCACTGTGCCAGCTCAGCTccag GGTGTGTATATGCGGTTACCCACGGCAACAGATGCGGCGCTACAAAGGCATTAGCACAAGACTAACGGTCACGTCAGAGTTCCTGGTTCAGCTCATCACAGGGATACACTACGCCTT GTGTAATGGGGAAGTTGAACTGGGATCCAAAGCACTAGACGATGTTCTGTACCGATCCCAGCTAGAGTTGTTCCCTGAAGCTCTATTG GTGGGTAATGCCATCAAGTCGTCACTGCGTGGCGCGGCACTGAAGAGCAACAACAAGGAGGGTGCACGGAGTATCCAGGTGGAGATCACACCCACCTCCTCCAGGATCTCCCGCAATGCTGTCACATCCCTCTCAATCAGGGGGCACCGCTGGAAGAGACACG ACGCAGTGGATCTGGGTTCCCCGGATGAGCTGATGGATATTTCAGAAGTGGATGAAGGAGTTTGGCCAGGTGGGGTGGGGCCTGACATTACCCCACCCACCATCACTATCAGCAACAGTGTCACCACGTTGAACCTCGGAGCCAAGGCCATGAAGAAGTGTCGGCTCGGCGGGCGCACAAGCAAGGACAAGGACAAGGAATCGAGCTTCCTGACAACAGGGCGAGCTGCTAGTGAGAACACAGAGCTGTCTGTCAAGCGACTGACACTCACTTCCAGCCAATCAGTGCCCAAGGGAGGAGCTCTCACCAGCCTGACACGCACTGCCAGCGCCGTCTTCTCCCGCTCTTTCGAGCAGGTGGCCAGTGGTAACGCCCCTCCCTCCAGCAACCACACCGCTGCTGAAACTGCCCGCTACTCGTGCAGCCTACAGGAGGAAGGAGTGGGGTACTTGAGTCCTGCGCCAAACCACACGCAGCGCTCTCCCAGCATCAGTGTGCACCTTGGCTCTGACCTTTGA
- the tomm7 gene encoding mitochondrial import receptor subunit TOM7 homolog codes for MAKMSKETKQRLQQLFQCGQFVIRWGFIPTVLYLGFKRGADPGMPEPTVLSLLWG; via the exons ATGGCTAAAATGAgcaaagaaaccaaacagcGGTTGCAGCAGCTGTTCCAGTGCGGCCAGTTTGTCATCCGATGGGGTTTTATCCCAACGGTGCTGTACCTCG gTTTCAAACGAGGAGCAGATCCAGGAATGCCCGAACCCACAGTCCTGAG tttaCTATGGGGTTGA
- the LOC113154082 gene encoding interleukin-6-like has translation MLAALLLCAHGAPVETALTDNPAGEFSGEGQVESSNPQNTSTAFTSVLDLTVQHKNHFEDEFKNAVSYDSLDDYKPASLPPNCPASNFSKEACLRRLVEGLQIYTVLLKYVESEFPTSHIKSQTGKLIESLKQKMKNSERVTALTSVQEEELLKNLNNSKDTYLRKMTAYCILSKLHWFVVDGKRAIDKREDKAKSRLRSTSTVNTF, from the exons ATGCTGGCAGCTCTGCTGCTGTGCGCTCATGGAGCTCCAGTTGAAACCGCACTGACTGACAACCCGGCCGGTGAGTTCTCGGGTGAGGGACAGGTGGAATCATCTAATCCGCAGAACACCTCTACGGCGTTTACGTCAGTCCTCGACCTAACTGTACAGCACAAAAATCAC TTTGaagatgaatttaaaaatgcagtgtCTTATGATTCTCTGGATGACTACAAACCCGCCTCACTTCCACCCAATTGCCCTGCCTCCAACTTCAGCAAG GAGGCTTGTCTCCGAAGGTTGGTGGAAGGCCTGCAAATCTACACAGTTCTTCTCAAGTATGTGGAGAGCGAGTTTCCTACCAGTCATATCAAATCTCAAACTGGGAAACTGATCGAATCCTTAAAACAAAAG ATGAAGAACTCTGAACGGGTCACAGCGCTGACCAGCGTCCAGGAagaggagctgctgaagaaCCTCAACAACTCTAAAGATACTTACCTTAGAAAGATGACAGCATACTGCATCCTGTCCAAGCTCCACTGGTTTGTTGTTGATGGCAAAAGAGCAATTGATAAACGAGAAGATAAAGCCAAGTCCAGACTAAGGAGTACTTCAACAGTCAATACgttttaa